One Acidobacteriota bacterium genomic window, GCCCGCCAGCCGCGGCCACGTGCGCAATACCTGCGCCCATCGTTCCTGCACCGATCACACCGACAACAGTATCTGGCGGCAGCACGCTCATCAGGATCCCGTGAAGTTCGGCGGCCGCTTGTCGAAGAAGGCTGCAACACCCTCGCGGTAGTCGTTCGACCGGCCTAGCGCATCTTGCGTGTCGCGTTCTGCGTCAAGCTGCTGGTCGAGAGTGTGGTCGAACGAGTGAGCGAGCAGCTCCTTGAGCTTGGAGAACCCAAGTGTGGGACCCGAAGCGAGCTGTTGTGCGGTGGTGGTAACGGTTTTGGCGAGATCAGCGTCATCGACAACCGACCAGATCAGCCCCCATTCGACGGCCTTCTCGGCCGAAAGCGGCTCTGCAAGCATTGCGAGACCCATGGCGCGGGCGGAACCTACCAGACGCGGCAACGTCCACGTGCCGCCGCTGTCGGGGACAAGGCCAATCTTCGCAAAGGCTTGGATGAACTTCGCCGAGCGTGCCGCGAACACGAGATCGCATGCCAACGCCAGGTTCGCTCCAGCGCCCGCGGCTACTCCGTTCACGGCCGCGATCACAGGCTTTGGCATTGTGGTGATGAGGCGAACGATCGGGTTGTATCGTTCGTCGAGCGACTCAAACAGGTTGGGTGGTTCGTCTTCTTCACCGGTGACGGTGCGGTCTGCAAGATCCTGACCTGCACAGAATGCCCTGCCGGCACCGGTGATCACCACACACCGGACGCTGCCGTCAGAGCCGGCTTGGCGAAGCGCATCGTGCAGGTCAACCGTCATTGCAGCGGTGAACGTGTTCAACCGATCGGGGCGGTTGAGGGTGATTGTGAGAACGCCGCTGTTACGTTCACTGAGAATGTGGTTTTCGGTCATTCGATCAACTCCGACTCGGTCGACACGATTTTACGCCGCCGCACGCCGGATTGTGACCCACCGCGCCAGAAATGTCTATCGGCCGACCTTGAGACGGAACCATCACCAACCACACTCCGTCATAGGCCACCCGATGTTGGCGACAGGTAGCCTTGTGCCATGGCGAACCTCCGTAAACAGCTCGTTGCGCTGATAGACAACCCACAGGCGTTCCTCAACCATGACAGCCCAGAGCTGAGAAGACTCGCCGTCTCACACCTAGCCGGAACGACGTCAATCGACGACGTCGACACCTTCTGCGAAATGTTGGTCAATGACCCCGACGCGCGGGTACGAAGCGAAGCTGCTGAGAGCATTGGCCTCTCCGGGCTGGACCGCACCGAAAGTCTGCTGGCAGCTTTGGACGATACCGACGAGACCGTCGTCGAGGCGGTCGTGACGGGCCTCGGCGAATTGGAAGACGAGCGTTCTGTACCTTCGCTTATCGACCTCGCATACACTGGATCAACCAAGATGATCAGGGAGGCAGCGGTCGCTGCGCTGGGCGCCGTCGGACACGCCGATGCGTTGCCTGTGCTCATGGATCTTGTCGTCTCGGGTCCGCCGCAGGTACGGCGCAGGTGCGTTGTTGCGCTCACCGTGTTCGACGGCGACGAGGTCGAAGCCGCATTGCGCGCCGCGGCTAAGGACAACAATCCAATGGTCCGCGAAGCTGCCGAAATGGTGGTCGGAAGGCCCGCACCGCAATGGGAACCAATCGACATCTCACCCAGCAGTGAGAACTCCTAGAGGTCATCAGTGATCGGCGTGGTCTTCGCGTACCCATTCCGCTCCACCTGGCCAATGTTCCTTCTTCCAAATCGGGGCGCGACGTTTCAGCTCGTCGATGACGTAGCGTGCGGCTTCGAAAGATTCGGCACGGTGCGCTGACGAGACAGCAACAGCGACCGACACCTCTCGCACGCGCAATTCACCGAGCCGATGTGCAGCACAAATGCGCAGAATGTCCCACCGCTTGGTGGCTTCAACGAGAATCTCAGCGATCTTGTCTTCGACCACACCGGTGTACGCCTCGTACTCGAGATGGCTGACATCGGCTTTTCCGGGAGCATGGTTCCTCACGGTGCCAGAGAAAAGAACCGACGCTCCTGCCCGGTCGTCTTGGACCTCCTCAAGCATCGCCTGGAGATCGATCACATCGTTGCTCACCGCAACGTTTTGCGCTGAAATGGGGTCCATAGCTCTAATCCTCGGATACAATCAGGTGGGTTATGAACAATACTTCTGATCCCGACGACACGACAGACGATACCCACGCAGCCGAAGCGCACACTGGGGATCAAGATGTCTCCCGTCTTCTCCCCGATGAACTCGGTGGTCAGGCTGCAGGGCCGCTTGACCCGGACCCGAAAACCTCGGAGGCCTCACTCCCACAAGATCGCCGCTTTGCGGAGCCAGCGGATTCAGACCCACCGCTTCCGCGGTCTCAGACGCCCCTGCCGGCAAACCTCGATCCCACATCGCCGCTCGGTAGCGTGCTGTTCGAGGAGGGAATCGCGCAACGCAGCATCGAATCGGACCGCGACGACGACATCGGCTCGCACTCTCTGCTCCCGGGTGTCTTTGGAGCGATTTCGCTCAGCCTACCATCGGATGACTCACCGGCGACTTCCACCGATCCGGTTTTTGCTCCTCGCGAGCCAGTTCCGGGAAGCGATCCTCGAACCACCTCTGCGCACGATGCTCGGTCGACAAGACGCGACCCTCCGTCGCGCATAGCGCTGCTCGGCCTTACGCTGGTGGCGTCGATCTTGGGCGCCACTCTCATGCTTGGCGGTATTTGGGCTTTCGGCGGCTTTGACGATCCCACACCAGCGGTCGTAACGACTACATCTCAGACGCCAACGGCGTCAGCGTCTCCACTGCTCATCGCGACACCATCCTCCGGCCCAGCAGTAGAATCAGACCCTGTACGAGTCGGCAACAGGGTTGTGCCGTCAATCGTCCGGATAGAAGTAGGAACGATCGTTGACGGGTTCCTTGACCCCTTTGCATCCGGGTCGGGTGTCGTCATTTCAAGCGATGGATTCATCGTGACTAACAACCACGTCGTGAGAAATGCTCAAGACGTCCAGGTCATCTTCGACGATGGACGGACCTTCAATGCAACGATCATCGGAACGGACCCGATCACGGACCTTGCGGTGTTGCGAATCGACGCAACTGGATTGACACCCATCCAGATCGGCCTGACAAGCGAGCTTTCCATCGGCTCTGAAGCGATTGTTATCGGCAGTCCGCTGCGGTTGTCGGGTGGGCCGTCGCTGACGGTCGGTGTGATCTCGGCTTTTGATCGCCAGGTCAATACCGAATCGAGCACACTCTTTGGCATGCTGCAGACTGATGCGGCGATCAACCCGGGGTCGTCAGGTGGAGCGCTTGTCAATGGCGACGGCCAACTGATCGGGATCGTGACGGCAATTGCTGTCAGTAATGCGGGACCAGAAGGCATCGGATTTGCCACACCGGTTGAAGTCGTCGTTCGTATAACGAACGAAATCCGCCAAACCGGAGATGTCCGCCATGCGTTTCTCGGCATCAGCGGGATCAGCGAACTCAGCGAACAGGCCGACGGTTCGGTGCTCCCCATCGGGGCACGCGTAGCCGAGTTGGTCGCCGGTGGTGCGGCCGAGCTTGCCGGCGTCGAAGTCAGCGACATCATCATCTCGGTTGACGGCACGCCTCGCTCGACCATGGACGCCCTCATCAGCGGGCTACGCTTGTATGTGGTTGGTGACGAAATCAATCTCGTGGTCCTCAGAGACGGCGAAGAGCTGAGCATCTCAGTGACATTGGGAGAGCGACCGGACGACTCGTGAGCGACAGCATATTCGACAAGCTATTCGAACTTTTCCAGTCATCGGGTCCGGTGAACTGGAAGCTCGGCGGCGAGGTAATGCGAAGTATTGTCGGTGACCCTGACCCGATCGAGCCGCGCGTCACCGAGGAGTACCTCGACCTCGCCGGTGCGGCCGAACTCAAGATTCAAGGTACCGGGCTGCTTTCTTCTGTCTCGTCCGATCGCATCCAGCCCGTAGACCGCAAGACCTGGGCCGAGCTCAACGAGCGCTCGTTTGAATGGTTCATCCTCCCCCTTGCGAACCAAATGACGGCCATGGGGGATGGGCCGATGAGCGGCCTCATGGGTTCGCTTGCACCTGCCCTGGCGGGCATGCAATCGGGCACCATGGTTGGATTCATGTCGCATCGAGTTCTCGGACAATTCGACACCGGGCTCCCGGCACTCGGGCAACAGAACGCGATCCTCGTGATCCCAGCAATCGAAAGCTTCGCAACCGACAACGGGCTGGACGCCCACGATGTCCGTTTTTGGGCGGCGCTTCGCGCCGTTGCCTACCGATCGCTGCTCAACCGCCCGGGTATTGAAGATCTCATTGCAGAAATAGTGGTTGCGTTCTTGGAAACCGTTGAGTTCGACATGTCGCGACTCACTGGCGGAACCTCGGACGCCGGCTCCATGGATCTCGAAAGCCTCCTCTCGGGCGACGGGGGGATCGGTCAACTCCTCAACGCCTCCCATGACGCGCAGAAGCTGAAGAAAGTCCAAGGACTACTCGCAACTCTCGAAGGTTTCGTTGACGTGGTTGTCGAGGCGGCGGCATCCGACATGCTCAGATCACTTGATGACATCGTCGCCGCCCACACCGCGAGACGCGCCGAGCCGGGACAGGCCGACGACGGCGTCGGTGCGATCATCGGTCTCCGCTTCGACCGCAATCTCGCTAGTGACGCGAGCCATCTAGTCCGCGAGCTTGTTGACAAGTGGGGCGTAGAGTCACTCAACCAGCTTTGGTCTTCGGCTGAGACGGTTCCAACCGCCGATGAACTCACCGACCCTGTGGGGTGGGTGGCGCGCAACTACCTTCCCGACCTCGACTAGGGAACCGTCAGAAGATCGACTCCCTGCGGGTTCGCCGAACGAAACGAGTGTGGGGCAGACAGGTGCACAGACACTCCGGTTTTCAGCTTCAGGACTCCGGAGTACCATTCGTGGGACATTCCCCTAACCGAGAGAGGCGCGATCCATGGCGACAACAGTTGGTGCAGCCGCACCCTCCTTCACCCTCACCGCTCCAGACAAGTCTGAGGTAAGGCTCAGCGACTTCAGAGGCAAGAACACACTTGTCGTCTTCATTCCGTTTGCGTTCTCGGGTATCTGTACCGGCGAGCTCTGCACCATTCGTGACAGCCTCGCGGCCCTCAACGATCTCGACACACAAGTCGTCGTGATTACGTGCGACTCGTTTTTCACCAACGGCGCCTGGAGCGAGAAGAACGAGTTCACGTTCCCTGTCCTTTCTGACTACTGGCCACACGGAGTGGTCAGCAAAGAGTACGGGGTGTTCAACGAAGACGCCGGCGTTGCAAACCGGTACACATTCATTCTTGATGCTGACGGGATCGTCCGCGAGATCGTAAACACTGACTCGCTCGGCGAACGACGCGAGTTCGCTCTCTACACTGAGGCCCTCGCCAAGCTCTAAGCACGTCAACACGCGCCTTCCGCACGATTGGCGTCCAACTCGGCAAGCGCGGGATTGGACGCCAAGTTCGCGACGGGGTGGTCCATCCTGCGCTTTCCTGGGCACGCCGGGCCGACAAAGCTAGCCTTGACCACGGAAAGGACCCTGAATGGATTTCGGATTTAGCGAACGCTGCGAGGGATTCCGCGAGGAGTTGCTTGCGTTCATGGACGACCACGTGTATGGGGCTGAGAAGGCGAACTTCGCCGAGATGGCGGCGGAAGATCCGTACTCGGGGACTTCTGTCGTTTCGGCCATCAAAGAGAAGGCTAAAACGCAAGGACTATGGAACCTCTTCCTCCCCGACGACAAGTGGGGTCCAGGCCTCTCGAACGTCGACTACGCACCACTTGCCGAGATCATGGGGCGATCAATCGAGATCGCACCTGAAGCGACAAACTGCGCTGCGCCCGACACCGGCAATATGGAGGTCTTGACCCATTTTGGCACCGAGGCACAGCAGCAGGAATGGCTGATGCCCCTGCTCGCTGGTGAGATTCGGTCAGCCTTTTCAATGACCGAGCCAAGGGTCGCGAGCAGCGATCCGCGCAACCTTGAAACCACGATCGTTGCCGACGGCGACGACTTCGTCGTCAACGGGCTCAAGTGGTGGATCACCGGCGCCGCGGCAACGGATTGCAAAATCTCGATCGTGATGGGAGTCACGAACGTAGACGCACCACCAAAACAGCGTTACTCAATGATCCTCGTCCCGATGGACGCAGATGGCATGAAGATCGAGCGCACCATGCCGGTGTTCGGTTTCGCAGAACGAGGCGGCCACTGCGAGATTTCCTACAACAACGTCCGGGTCTCCAAGACGAACATCATCGGCGAGCCCGGGACGGGCTATCAGATCGCCCAGGCCCGACTCGGCCCCGGGAGAATCCACCACTGCATGCGCGTTATCGGGGTTGCGGAGCGGGCGTTAGACATGATGAAGGAGCGTGTGAAATCACGGACCGCGTTCGGCGGGCCGCTGTCCGAAAACGCGGTCATCCAAGAATGGATTGCAGAGTCGCGGATGCGGATCGACCAGGCTCGTCTCCTTGTCATGCGCGCGGCGTGGAGAATCGACACGATGGGCAACCGGTCGGCACGGGTCGACGTGTCCGCTATCAAAGTCGTGGCCCCGAACGCGGCGCTTTGGGTCATCGACAAGGCAATTCAGGCACACGGGGGTGCCGGCATCGGCGACGACTTCGGACTGTCGCGTATGTACGCGTTTGCTCGCGCGCTGCGTATCGCCGACGGCCCCGACGAAGTACACCGAATGGTTGTCGCACGCAGCGAACTTCGATAGCGATTGGCTTTTGGCCGCAGCCGGGTAGGGTCAACCGAAGATTCTGCGCCACCAGCGCGAAAGCATGTTGCGATATGTTGGCCGGGGCAGCTCCGCAAGCACAGCCTCTAAGTGGTCCGGCGGCAAGTCGCCCACCAGAACATAGGTTGATCCGCCTGACACCCACGAAACTGAAACCGCGGTCGGTGTTGCAGAGCGACTGTATCTCGCCAATCCGATCTCAACCTCGCTAGCACCCTGAAACTCGCTCAGGGCAACGTCTCCGTCGAGTTCGAACACGGAAAACGAAAATAATCCATCGGTGTAAAACACCTGCTGGGCACCGCCGACAGCCTCGTAGACATCGGCAATCGCATAACCGGCAGCGGTTTCGGGCAGCGCGTTCGAGTCAAGCGTTGCGGCCATCACAACATCGTATGCGCCGGCACCTACGAGTTCCTCGTAGAGACGCATGTTCGAACGGCCAAACGACACCATCGTCGAAGACCGGAATAAGTTCCCATCACCATCGAAAATCCTTGTGGAAAGCGGGGCCCCGGTTGCCTTGTCGTACTGGATGGTGCAACGCAGCAAGTCGCCTTCGCGCACCTCAATGACCTGAGTAGCGCGGCCCAACATTGAATCTCCTGCCAACGACCGGATCTGGTAGCGATCCGACAGCGCCACCGTCGACCATCCGGCAAGAGCCACACCACCACCGTCAGCGCGTGTCACCGACCCTTCGCCGACTACAAGCCAGGATCCGCCAGCCGACACGAACTCCATGGTGCCAATGTGCTCGATCTCGTAAATACCGGCAGACGCCACGCCATCCCAAGTGCTAACAACAATTCGAACACCGCTGTAAACCGCCGCATCGGCCCGATCGCCGTACTCCTGATCGTCGGCAACCGAGGGCGAAACGATCGAGATCGAGAGGAGACCAACAGCAAGAGCCAGACCAACCTGACGAAACATCACGGACTGCTCACCGAAACGAATGTTGCTCCTGATGGGAGCAGCGAAAGCGGCGACTGTACGGAGTCTCGGGCGCCGTGCTGCACAAGGAATGAATCGAGATTTACCGTAGGTCCCTGCGGAGAAGACGTTGAGAATGATACGAAAGCTACGAACGCCGCCGCAGCAGCGCCTGCCGCCAGCCATGACATTCGACGCCGCGAGATCGGAACTACAACACCGACATCGCCGTCCGTCGCCTGATGCAACACGGGATCAAGGCGAGGGAGAGCCCTGATCGCGATGCGGGCGCCGTCCATCTCGTACAGCTCGTTGCGACATTCAGCACAAAGCACCATGTGGGCGAACACAACCGGCTGCTCAGCAGTCGGAAGTTCGCCATCGAGATACGCGGACAATTCCGCCTTGTAGTGAATGTCGGGGAGGGCACGGTCAGGGACTTCGAGTCGCGGCATGGTACGCAACATCGTCCGAGCCTCACGAAGCTCATGGAATTCAGCAATGCAGTCAAGGCAGGTATCGAGGTGTGACACCACTGCCTCAAGCTCGTTGTTGGAAAGTTCGGCATCGAGGTACGCCGAGAGCAACTCGCCCACGGTGCAAGCGTGCACTACATCGGCCATGTCAGCAGCCCTCGCAACATCTTGCGGCCGCGGTGGATGCGGCTGCGGACGGTACCGACGGGGATGTCAACCGCGTCAGAAATCTCGTCATAAGACAGACCGACAACGTCGCACAGAACGACACACTCCCTGAAGTCCATGGGGAGTTTGAGGAGTGCTGATTGCACGTCCTCTGACAGGCGGACCGACGAAAGAACTTCGTCGGGTGATGGGCTGGAAACACCGATACCCCGGTCGTCATCTCGCAAGGGGATTGTAGGCCGGCGTTTCTGTTTGCGGATATTGTCGAGAAAGACGTTACGGGTGATACGCCAGAGCCAACCCTCAAACGATCCAGGGGTGTATCGCTCGAGGCCTGTGCGGACGCGGAGAAGGACCTCTTGGACGAGGTCCGCCGAGTCATCGGGGTTGCCGGTGAGCCGGTACGCATAGTTGTAGATCTTCCGCCCATAGCGACGCGCTACGTCTTCCCAGTTGGGTACGAGTTCTTCAGCCATGTCTTCCCCGATTCTCCACCTAGCTAACGCTGATGGGTTCGGTTCGGTTCCCGGGCGGGACTGTTCGGTCGCTGGTCAAGGAATAGCGCCCTTCGGCGGTCTACTCCTTCTCAGCAGGCTCCTCTTCAGCGCCTTCCTCAAGTCCCTTTTTGAACTCAGAGGCGGAAGCGCCGAGTGACCGTGCGAGCTTTGGCAGCTTGGTTGCACCGAACAGAACCACGACGATCAGAAGGATCCAGATGAAGTCGCTACCGGCGAGGTTACTCATTATCGATTTTCTCCTTGGCAGTCATGGACGATTCTACCCCCACGTGGGGTTTGTTCAACCATCGGCAGCAAAAGCAAACGAATCAACGAACGCTTGTAAGCGTTCGCGCGGAATATAGCGAACCGTGTAGGCACGTTTTTCCCTCGCATAAATATCGAACGGTCCGTATTTGTCGGTGATGAGCAAGCCTCGATCTGACCCGGACCGCTGAAAATCTATTGTAAACGTCATCATCTCTGACGATTGCAGTTCAGGATGGCCACCCTCGATATGGCGAACAACCGCTACATATGTCGAAACACCGTCCTTGAAGGCAACAAAAGAAGAATCTCCCGAAGCGCGAATGTGGTACCCGCCAATCTGGAAGAGTCCTTGGGCTAGGGCACCGATCGACACAGTCGCCGGATCGATACTTTGAAGCCGAAGACCTGCGTCGACGCGTTCCGAGAACCTAAGCATCTCGCCGAGCGGAGTGATGCCGTCCTCGCCCGAACGGTCCTTCAATCTGGGGGCAAGGTCCATTTCGGATTGCGTTAGGCCGCGGAACGGGTCGCCCTTCGCTGTCGTGTGCGCCAACGCAACGTCGCGCAGGTCGGGAATCTCTTCGGGGTCCGTGACGTCCACGGCACCGACGTCGACACGCGCCCCGTTGCATATACCAAAAACGCGCACCGTCTCCACTCCGCCGAGCGGAAGACCGTTACGACGTTTCTCATGCAGGACTCGCAATGCCTCCTCAAACATGAGGTCTCTGAGCACGTTGGCAACCGGCCCATCGGGCACTGGGGCATCGAAAACGACAATCGCCTCACGGACGGAAGACGTGAACTCGATGACATCGAGCGCAAGACGCCCTCGGGCCCCGCCGAGAGTTCTATCGGCGCGCTCCGACGACGAACCCGGCTTTGCAGGCCTTGTCCATGCAATCGCTACGACTAAGGCCCTGATGCCCGCAACTATCCACCCAGCCATGTCCACACCTCGCTCCGTATGACAACAACGGTAGCGCGCAATGGAGAAGCGTCCGTTGCTCGGTGACGCAATTCACTACGTTGTACACGGCAACGCCCAGGTGCGCTGGCTTCGGCTCTGCTGCTACCCCGCCTTGCGGGCTTCTGCTGCCACCGCTCGCTGTCTACGAATCTTGCGCCGTTCACGCTCAGAGAGAGCTCCCCAAATCCCGAACTTCTCAGAACTGGTGATTGCAAACTCAAGGCAATCGACACGTACCGAGCACTCCCGGCAGATGGTCTTGGCTTTCCTCGTGGATGCACCACGTTCGGGGAAGAAGAGATCCGGATCGGCACCGCGGCAATTCGCAAGGTCTTGCCATCCGTAGTCGGACCCCTTTATGGCTTCAATCAACTCGGTGAACACACTCACTCCCCTACACACACATGAATAACACCATGATAATTACGTATGAGTAATTATTATGGTGTTATTCTGGCAACTCTCCGCGCGAATGTCAACCGTGAAATTCGGTGGTAGGTGAGTAAATTGGGGCTTTGCGCTCTGAGTGCGAGAGCGATCGGCCACGCTCCGCGCGAATCGACCGGCACCGTACTGGCGGCATCGGTCGTGGGTATGGCAGTACCGAGACCGTTGCATGTCCTCTACCATTGCCTGAGTCGATTGCTCGCAGCGCGACTGCAAGACGGCCATACTGTGATCGCTACACCGAAGGAGCATTACGTGCAGGACTCACAGCTTCGCGGATCAAAATCCGTGAAGTCACGACGCAAACGACCGTTTGTTGTCGAGTTTTATGGATCCGATGTTGGGAAGAAGTGGGCAATGGCGCTCAGCGGCGTGATGCTGCTCGGATTCCTCGTCGCCCACCTTCTCGGGAACCTCAAAGTCTTTCTGGGGTCTGCTGACATCAACCTGTATGGGGAGGCACTGCGCGATCTCGGTGGCGACCTCGTCCCGGGTCAGTCGGTCTTGTGGGCCATGCGAGGCGGTTTGCTCCTCGCCTACGGCGTCCATGTCCACGCAGCATTGTCACTCTGGCGCAGAAACAGGAAGGCCCGGGGTGAGGTCGACTACGAATCTAGAAGCGACTACCTCGCCGCTACGTATGCAAGCCGATTTATGGCATACACCGGCAGCACGGTTTTCCTATTCGTGCTCTTCCATCTCGCCGACTTCACGTTCGGAGGCGTCAACCCTGATTTCCGCTACGGCGACATCTACTCGAACATGATTGCAACCTTCGAGCGGGTTCCGGTCGTCATTATCTACATCGTTGCGATCCTGGCTCTCGGAGTACACATATGGCACGGCACATGGAGTCTCTTCCAGAGCATCGGCGTGAACAGCCCGAGATTCAACCGCTGGCGCAGATTGCTCGCTTACGGCCTCACCGGTTTCATCGTGATCGGAAACATCAGCATGCCCCTGGCCGTCCAATTTGGCATCATCAAGATTTAGGGACCGCATATGACAATTCTCGACTCAAAGGTTCCTGACGGGCCGATCCAGGACAAATGGAACGACCACAAGTTCTCGATTCGATTGGTAAACCCGTCTAACAAACGCAAGTACTCCATCATTGTCATAGGGTCTGGCCTCGCAGGCGCATCTGCTGCCGCGACACTGGCGGAACTTGGTTACAGCGTGAAGGTCATCACCTATCACGACTCTCCGCGCCGTGCTCACTCGATCGCGGCGCAGGGCGGGATTAACGCCGCAAAGAACTATCACAGCGACGGTGACAGTGTGTACCGGCTGTTCTACGACACCGTCAAAGGTGGCGACTTCAGATCCAGAGAAGCGAACGTGTACCGACTTGCAGAGGTGTCGAACAACATCATCGACCAGGCGACTGCGCAGGGAGTCCCGTTCGCTCGCGAATACGGTGGCCTCCTCGACAACCGGTCGTTTGGTGGCGCCCAGGTATCCCGCACGTTCTATGCCCGCGGGCAAACGGGACAGCAGCTCCTCCTTGGCGCCTATCAGGCGCTGTCTAAGGAAATCGCCAAAGGTTCGGTAGAGCTTCTCAGCCGAACGGAGTTGCTCGAAGTTGTCGTCCACGACGGTAGGGCCGCAGGAGTAGTAGTTCGCGATCTGGTGACCGGTGAAATTGCAGCTCATACCGCTCACGCCGTCGTGCTTGCGACCGGCGGGTATTCAAATGTGTATTTTCTATCGACCAACGCAATGGCATGCAACACCACGGCGATCTGGCGAGCGCATCGCAAGGGAGCGTTCTTCGCAAACCCCTGCTACACGCAGATCCACCCGACCTGTATCCCTCAGGCAGCCGACCACCAGTCCAAGCTGACATTGATGTCAGAGTCGTTGCGCAACGACGGCCGCATTTGGGTCCCCAAGAAAGCCGGCGACAACAGGGCCGCCGCCGACATTGCGGAAGACGAGCGGGATTACTACCTCGAACGCATCTACCCGGCGTTTGGCAACCTGGTGCCGCGCGACGTTGCGTCGCGCAACGCTAAGACCCAAGTCGACACGGGCCACGGAATCGGTCCGCTGAACAACGGTGTCTACCTCGACTTCAAGCACGCCATCGAACGTCTCGGAGAAGACACCATCAGAGAACGCTACGGCAACCTGTTTGAGATGTACGAGCGGATCACCGACGACGACCCGTACAAGACACCCATGAGGATTTACCCGGCACCGCACTACACCATGGGTGGCATATGGGTCGACTACAACCTGATGACGACAGTCCCCGGTCTCTATGCGATCGGGGAAGCGAACTTCTCCGACCACGGCGCAAACCGGCTCGGGGCGTCAGCTCTAATGCAGGGTCTTGCGGACGGGTACTTTGTCCTTCCGTACACGATCGGCGACTACCTCGCGGACTTCCTCGGCGTCGACCCGCTGCCCACCGACCACTCAGCATTCAAGACTGCCATTGCGGACGTGACCGATCGGACAAAAAAGTTTCTCGCCACAACGGGCAGCCGTTCGGTTGATTGGTTCCACCGTGAACTCGGCAAGATCATGCTCGAACATTGCGGAATGGCCCGCTCGCGGCAGGGGCTAGAGACCGCCATTCGGGAGATTCCACACCTGCGAGAAGAGTTCGAA contains:
- a CDS encoding trypsin-like peptidase domain-containing protein, which encodes MNNTSDPDDTTDDTHAAEAHTGDQDVSRLLPDELGGQAAGPLDPDPKTSEASLPQDRRFAEPADSDPPLPRSQTPLPANLDPTSPLGSVLFEEGIAQRSIESDRDDDIGSHSLLPGVFGAISLSLPSDDSPATSTDPVFAPREPVPGSDPRTTSAHDARSTRRDPPSRIALLGLTLVASILGATLMLGGIWAFGGFDDPTPAVVTTTSQTPTASASPLLIATPSSGPAVESDPVRVGNRVVPSIVRIEVGTIVDGFLDPFASGSGVVISSDGFIVTNNHVVRNAQDVQVIFDDGRTFNATIIGTDPITDLAVLRIDATGLTPIQIGLTSELSIGSEAIVIGSPLRLSGGPSLTVGVISAFDRQVNTESSTLFGMLQTDAAINPGSSGGALVNGDGQLIGIVTAIAVSNAGPEGIGFATPVEVVVRITNEIRQTGDVRHAFLGISGISELSEQADGSVLPIGARVAELVAGGAAELAGVEVSDIIISVDGTPRSTMDALISGLRLYVVGDEINLVVLRDGEELSISVTLGERPDDS
- a CDS encoding zinc-dependent metalloprotease — protein: MSDSIFDKLFELFQSSGPVNWKLGGEVMRSIVGDPDPIEPRVTEEYLDLAGAAELKIQGTGLLSSVSSDRIQPVDRKTWAELNERSFEWFILPLANQMTAMGDGPMSGLMGSLAPALAGMQSGTMVGFMSHRVLGQFDTGLPALGQQNAILVIPAIESFATDNGLDAHDVRFWAALRAVAYRSLLNRPGIEDLIAEIVVAFLETVEFDMSRLTGGTSDAGSMDLESLLSGDGGIGQLLNASHDAQKLKKVQGLLATLEGFVDVVVEAAASDMLRSLDDIVAAHTARRAEPGQADDGVGAIIGLRFDRNLASDASHLVRELVDKWGVESLNQLWSSAETVPTADELTDPVGWVARNYLPDLD
- a CDS encoding HEAT repeat domain-containing protein encodes the protein MANLRKQLVALIDNPQAFLNHDSPELRRLAVSHLAGTTSIDDVDTFCEMLVNDPDARVRSEAAESIGLSGLDRTESLLAALDDTDETVVEAVVTGLGELEDERSVPSLIDLAYTGSTKMIREAAVAALGAVGHADALPVLMDLVVSGPPQVRRRCVVALTVFDGDEVEAALRAAAKDNNPMVREAAEMVVGRPAPQWEPIDISPSSENS
- a CDS encoding peroxiredoxin translates to MATTVGAAAPSFTLTAPDKSEVRLSDFRGKNTLVVFIPFAFSGICTGELCTIRDSLAALNDLDTQVVVITCDSFFTNGAWSEKNEFTFPVLSDYWPHGVVSKEYGVFNEDAGVANRYTFILDADGIVREIVNTDSLGERREFALYTEALAKL
- a CDS encoding 2-(1,2-epoxy-1,2-dihydrophenyl)acetyl-CoA isomerase, encoding MTENHILSERNSGVLTITLNRPDRLNTFTAAMTVDLHDALRQAGSDGSVRCVVITGAGRAFCAGQDLADRTVTGEEDEPPNLFESLDERYNPIVRLITTMPKPVIAAVNGVAAGAGANLALACDLVFAARSAKFIQAFAKIGLVPDSGGTWTLPRLVGSARAMGLAMLAEPLSAEKAVEWGLIWSVVDDADLAKTVTTTAQQLASGPTLGFSKLKELLAHSFDHTLDQQLDAERDTQDALGRSNDYREGVAAFFDKRPPNFTGS
- a CDS encoding zf-HC2 domain-containing protein translates to MADVVHACTVGELLSAYLDAELSNNELEAVVSHLDTCLDCIAEFHELREARTMLRTMPRLEVPDRALPDIHYKAELSAYLDGELPTAEQPVVFAHMVLCAECRNELYEMDGARIAIRALPRLDPVLHQATDGDVGVVVPISRRRMSWLAAGAAAAAFVAFVSFSTSSPQGPTVNLDSFLVQHGARDSVQSPLSLLPSGATFVSVSSP
- a CDS encoding molybdenum cofactor biosynthesis protein MoaE produces the protein MDPISAQNVAVSNDVIDLQAMLEEVQDDRAGASVLFSGTVRNHAPGKADVSHLEYEAYTGVVEDKIAEILVEATKRWDILRICAAHRLGELRVREVSVAVAVSSAHRAESFEAARYVIDELKRRAPIWKKEHWPGGAEWVREDHADH
- a CDS encoding acyl-CoA dehydrogenase family protein codes for the protein MDFGFSERCEGFREELLAFMDDHVYGAEKANFAEMAAEDPYSGTSVVSAIKEKAKTQGLWNLFLPDDKWGPGLSNVDYAPLAEIMGRSIEIAPEATNCAAPDTGNMEVLTHFGTEAQQQEWLMPLLAGEIRSAFSMTEPRVASSDPRNLETTIVADGDDFVVNGLKWWITGAAATDCKISIVMGVTNVDAPPKQRYSMILVPMDADGMKIERTMPVFGFAERGGHCEISYNNVRVSKTNIIGEPGTGYQIAQARLGPGRIHHCMRVIGVAERALDMMKERVKSRTAFGGPLSENAVIQEWIAESRMRIDQARLLVMRAAWRIDTMGNRSARVDVSAIKVVAPNAALWVIDKAIQAHGGAGIGDDFGLSRMYAFARALRIADGPDEVHRMVVARSELR